Proteins from one Patescibacteria group bacterium genomic window:
- a CDS encoding peptidoglycan bridge formation glycyltransferase FemA/FemB family protein has product MFIDRKNKIPPHIVQSPAWGEVKTMLGTKSVRTKNGVQFTLHKIPMLNKNFGFCPKVSPSEIDWNDIKKLGKDNNCVCIRFDTPNSAKGQFSEKFKKYCVKAPKNTFAQKTLFLDLTKSEETLLKEMHSKTRYNIRLAPKKEVVVKEANKEKLPIFLKLQKETAKRQGFYIHNDHYFKTVFEELSKRDMAKLLIAYKEDTPLTAWLLFVYKEVIYYVYGGSSEEYKNLMPSNLMAWEAIKLGKSLNCKYFDMWGIADNPENSKDPWYGFTKFKLGFGGNIVEFEDSWDLVLEPLPYKLFNMAEKIRWVLLKFKK; this is encoded by the coding sequence ATGTTTATAGACAGAAAAAACAAAATTCCCCCCCACATCGTTCAATCACCAGCGTGGGGAGAGGTAAAAACAATGCTGGGAACAAAAAGCGTAAGGACAAAAAACGGCGTCCAATTTACGCTCCATAAAATTCCTATGCTTAACAAAAATTTTGGATTTTGCCCTAAAGTGTCGCCTTCAGAAATTGACTGGAACGATATCAAAAAACTTGGGAAAGACAATAACTGCGTATGCATTAGATTTGACACGCCCAACAGCGCAAAGGGACAATTTTCGGAAAAGTTTAAAAAATATTGCGTTAAGGCTCCTAAAAACACTTTTGCGCAAAAAACTTTGTTTCTGGATTTAACCAAAAGCGAAGAAACCCTCCTAAAAGAGATGCATTCCAAAACAAGATACAACATACGGCTTGCGCCCAAAAAGGAGGTAGTGGTAAAAGAAGCTAATAAAGAAAAGCTTCCTATTTTTCTAAAACTGCAAAAAGAAACCGCTAAAAGGCAGGGTTTTTACATCCACAACGACCACTATTTTAAAACCGTCTTTGAGGAACTTTCTAAGCGCGATATGGCGAAACTTCTTATTGCGTACAAAGAGGATACACCGCTTACCGCGTGGTTGCTTTTTGTGTATAAGGAAGTAATTTATTATGTATACGGAGGGTCTTCGGAAGAATATAAAAATCTAATGCCCTCAAACCTAATGGCGTGGGAGGCGATAAAACTTGGAAAAAGTTTAAATTGCAAATATTTTGATATGTGGGGCATTGCGGACAATCCCGAAAACAGCAAAGACCCGTGGTATGGGTTTACAAAATTTAAGCTGGGGTTTGGCGGAAATATTGTAGAATTTGAAGATTCTTGGGATTTGGTTTTGGAACCGCTACCGTACAAACTTTTTAATATGGCGGAAAAGATAAGGTGGGTGTTATTAAAATTTAAAAAATGA